One part of the Vicia villosa cultivar HV-30 ecotype Madison, WI linkage group LG6, Vvil1.0, whole genome shotgun sequence genome encodes these proteins:
- the LOC131611418 gene encoding protein SIEVE ELEMENT OCCLUSION B-like produces MTSIGKLGAMQQLMKGGKMMPANVISDDSILVKKIVSDHNPEGLDYDVKPLLHIVEDILRRSTLTSSEHASVGELSTVDHVEDRNNLPAYTNMLEALSVKIDRISCEISYKILSGVDAHSTTVSIFEMLTIYKWDVKLVLALAAFALNYGEFWLLAHIHDTNQLAKSMAILKQLPGIMQHSTSLKPRFDTLNDLVNVILEVTKCVIEFNELPVQYISQDVPAYSTASKHIPVAAYWCIRSIVACAAQITSLTTLGYEIFTSNDAWELSTLAFKLKSIVDHLKNELAICHKHIGDIMDAEAYRMLRELFSRPHNDNMKIIKALIYSHEDNLPLYDGVSKKRASLEALRRKNVLLLFSGLEFSTDELLILEQIYNESKAHTKRQDNRYELVWIPIVDQTSEWTDQKQIQFENLRDSMTWYSVYDPSSISKAVVWFIQSEWKYKNKPILVVLDAQGRVACPNAIHMMWIWGSAAFPFTSSKEENLWKDETWRLELLVDGIDSEILNWIKEGKYIFLYGGDDPEWVRRFVKEARKVAQATQTPLEMVYVGQSNKRDQVQRVFDMIMREKLYTHSWSEQSMIWFFWTRLQSMLFSKIQLKQVDDNDIVMQEIKKLLSYDKQGGWIVLAKGSRIVVNGHAATGLQALAEYDLMWKEQAANDGFETAYKDHYGKLHSVANPCCRFEFSHSMGRIPDRLTCPECRRNMHVLTTFQCCHDDNVEEDFFVSSVSPPTTI; encoded by the exons ATGACTAGCATAGGCAAGTTGGGTGCCATGCAACAACTGATGAAAGGTGGGAAAATGATGCCAGCAAATGTAATATCTGATGATAGTATTTTGGTGAAGAAAATAGTTTCAGATCATAATCCTGAGGGACTTGATTATGATGTTAAGCCActtctacatattgttgaagatATTCTTCGACGTTCAACGCTCACCAGTTCTGAACATGCTTCGGTG GGTGAACTTTCAACTGTTGATCATGTCGAAGACAGAAATAACCTTCCTGCTTACACAAACATGCTCGAGGCTTTGTCTGTTAAGATTGATCGAATTTCTTGCGAG ATATCCTACAAGATTCTTTCTGGTGTAGATGCACACTCCACAACAGTTTCGATATTTGAGATGCTAACAATCTACAAATGGGATGTAAAGTTAGTCCTGGCCTTAGCTGCATTTGCTCTGAACTATGGTGAATTCTGGCTTCTAGCTCATATTCACGACACAAACCAACTCGCAAAATCAATGGCGATTCTCAAGCAGTTACCTGGTATAATGCAGCATTCGACCTCGCTAAAACCACGATTCGATACACTTAACGATCTAGTAAATGTCATATTGGAGGTTACCAAGTGTGTCATAGAGTTCAATGAACTTCCAGTTCAGTACATTTCACAAGATGTACCAGCCTACAGCACTGCCTCTAAGCATATCCCAGTTGCTGCATATTGGTGTATTAGAAGTATTGTGGCTTGTGCTGCTCAGATTACAAGCCTCACTACACTTGGTTATGA aatcTTTACCTCTAACGATGCTTGGGAGCTTTCTACATTGGCTTTCAAGCTCAAAAGTATAGTGGACCATCTCAAAAATGAACTTGCTATCTGCCACAAACACATTG GGGACATAATGGATGCTGAAGCTTATAGAATGCTACGCGAATTATTTTCGAGACCACACAATGACAACATGAAGATCATCAAGGCTTTAATTTATTCACATGAAGACAATTTACCTCTATATGACGGTGTTTCGAAGAAAAGG gctAGCCTTGAGGCACTTAGGAGGAAGAATGTGCTACTTCTGTTTTCAGGCTTGGAGTTTTCAACGGACGAGCTTCTAATACTCGAACAGATCTACAACGAATCGAAGGCGCACACAAAGAGACAGGACAATAGATATGAGTTAGTTTGGATCCCAATTGTGGACCAAACATCTGAGTGGACAGATCAAAAGCAAATTCAGTTTGAGAATCTGAGAGATAGTATGACATGGTACTCAGTGTATGATCCTTCATCGATAAGCAAGGCGGTTGTTTGGTTCATTCAGAGTGAatggaaatacaaaaataagCCAATTCTTGTGGTTTTGGATGCTCAAGGTAGGGTTGCTTGCCCTAATGCTATTCACATGATGTGGATTTGGGGAAGTGCTGCTTTTCCTTTTACAAGTTCTAAAGAAGAAAATCTTTGGAAGGATGAGACTTGGAGACTTGAACTTCTTGTGGATGGCATTGACTCTGAAATATTGAACTGG ATTAAGGAAGGAAAATACATTTTCTTGTACGGAGGAGATGATCCCGAATGGGTGAGGAGATTTGTGAAAGAGGCCCGAAAAGTAGCACAGGCGACACAAACACCGTTAGAGATGGTATACGTAGGACAAAGCAACAAGCGAGATCAAGTACAACGAGTATTCGACATGATAATGCGCGAAAAGCTCTACACTCACAGCTGGTCAGAGCAAAGCATGATATGGTTCTTCTGGACACGTCTCCAAAGCATGCTGTTCTCAAAAATCCAGCTGAAACAAGTTGATGACAACGACATCGTGATGCAAGAAATCAAAAAGCTCCTTAGCTACGACAAACAAGGCGGATGGATTGTTCTTGCAAAGGGATCGCGAATCGTGGTGAATGGACATGCTGCAACTGGTTTACAAGCTTTGGCTGAGTATGATCTTATGTGGAAAGAACAAGCTGCAAATGATGGGTTTGAAACAGCTTATAAGGATCACTATGGGAAGCTTCATTCAGTTGCTAACCCTTGTTGTAGATTTGAGTTTTCACATTCAATGGGAAGGATACCGGATAGGCTCACGTGCCCGGAGTGTCGCCGCAATATGCATGTGCTTACTACTTTTCAGTGCTGCCATGATGATAATGTTGAGGAGGATTTTTTTGTTAGCAGTGTTTCTCCTCCTACTACTATTTAA